A region of the Candidatus Polarisedimenticolia bacterium genome:
CAGCCGGGGCTCTATCTGTGGGAGACCAACGAGGCGATGGTCGCCGAGGTGCAGTCATGGCTGGACCATCCTGACGCCAACTTCGGATGGATCCTGGTGGGCGACGAATCGCGCCCCACCACGGTGAAGCGCTTCGATTCGCGCGAGACCGCCGACGAAGCGAACCGACCGGTGCTCTACGTCGAGTATTCGCCCCCCTGCTCTCCCGATCCGCTGGGGCCGGGCGCCTGGTCGCGCCAGTGCTCGATTCTTCTCGGCGACGCGCCGGAGCTTCCCGAGTCCGCGGCGGGAGGACCTGACGTCCCCGATTTCGCCGAAGCAGTGCTCCCCTGCGCGCAGTCGATGATGCTCGATCTGGGAATCGAGGACGGCAGCCCCTGCGAGGCGCTCGCTCCTGCCCCTCCGTCCGACTGCGGGAAGCGGACGTTGAAGACGCTGGCCGTGCTGGCCTTGAACGTCTGCGGCTCGCGCCTGCAGACCAGCTGCGAAGTAGCGGCAGGCATGGAATGCGCACCGGCGAGCGTGAGCGAGCTGATCCGGGATTTGGCCGAGTCCTACCTGAGCGGCGAGTGCCGCAGGATCTTCCCTTGCGGGACCGACTGAATTAGCCGGACCGAACAGACTGCCGGCGACCACCACGGCGCCTAACGGCGCGCCACCTCCAGCACGGCGCGGAAGCGCACCGTCCCCTTCATCATCGCCTCGACCGCCTTGCCCGCCTCGGGCAGCGGGAACTTCTCGATCATCGGCCGGATCTCATGCGCCTGCGCGAACGCCATCGCGTCGGCCGAGTCGGCCGCCGTTCCCGAGGCCCATCCCTGGATGCGCGCGTCGCGGCCGATCAGATCCAGCGCCGAGACCTGTATCGGCTCGAAGGGGGCCGCCACCACCAGCAGGCATCCATCGAGCCCGAGGGCGGGGACGAGCGCCGAGATCGCCTTGGCGTGGGGCGCGGTCGCCAGGATCACGCGGGCGCCGCCGAGCTTGCCCATGGCTTCCGCGAAATCGGCGCGATCCGAATCGAAGTAATGGGTCGCTCCCAGCTGCCGCGCGAAGTCTTCCTTGTCGCGGCCGCGGGAGATGGCGGCGGTCTCGAAGCCCATGGCGCGCGCATATTGCACGCCCAGGTGGCCCAGTCCGCCGAGCCCCTGGACCGCGACCAGATCGCCTGGCCGCGCGGGAGAATTCCGGAGCGCGTTGAAGGTGGTCACTCCGGCGCACAGGAGCGGGGCCGCCTCGGCCAGGTCCATGCCGTCGGGGATGGGCGCCACGGCCGGCTCCGGGACGACGATCTGCTCCTGGTAGCCGCCATCGAAAGAGATTCCCGTGATCCTGCCGTTCTGACAGTGAAGGAAGCGGCCCCGGCGGCAGGGATCACAGGTCCCGTCGTGGCCGCCGTACCAGCCGACCCCCACCCGGTCGCCCGGCTTGAACCGGATAGCGCCTTCACCCACCGCGTCCACGATCCCGGCCACCTCATGGCCGGGAATCCTCGGGAAAGTGAGGCCGGGCCAGAGACCGTCGGTGACCAGCTGATCGCTGTGACAGACGCCGCAGGCGTGCACCTTGATGCGAACCTGGCCGGGACCGGGACGAAGCGCTTCGCGCTCCTCGAGAACC
Encoded here:
- a CDS encoding alcohol dehydrogenase; translated protein: MKAMVVRSPKNPLVLEEREALRPGPGQVRIKVHACGVCHSDQLVTDGLWPGLTFPRIPGHEVAGIVDAVGEGAIRFKPGDRVGVGWYGGHDGTCDPCRRGRFLHCQNGRITGISFDGGYQEQIVVPEPAVAPIPDGMDLAEAAPLLCAGVTTFNALRNSPARPGDLVAVQGLGGLGHLGVQYARAMGFETAAISRGRDKEDFARQLGATHYFDSDRADFAEAMGKLGGARVILATAPHAKAISALVPALGLDGCLLVVAAPFEPIQVSALDLIGRDARIQGWASGTAADSADAMAFAQAHEIRPMIEKFPLPEAGKAVEAMMKGTVRFRAVLEVARR
- a CDS encoding DNRLRE domain-containing protein, with translation MSDTQKARRRSNFRRGVGCAAFLLAQFLGTTPGFSEIILLRPKKDATLIQNANGALANGAGPAIFSGRIGSSADSIRRALLAFDVALIPPGSTVKKAVLSLNLSATNSGPAAVSIRRVIADWGEGTSVSSGGAGAPSTDGDATWLHRFYEQTLWTQPGGDFDAAIIATATVDQPGLYLWETNEAMVAEVQSWLDHPDANFGWILVGDESRPTTVKRFDSRETADEANRPVLYVEYSPPCSPDPLGPGAWSRQCSILLGDAPELPESAAGGPDVPDFAEAVLPCAQSMMLDLGIEDGSPCEALAPAPPSDCGKRTLKTLAVLALNVCGSRLQTSCEVAAGMECAPASVSELIRDLAESYLSGECRRIFPCGTD